Proteins from a genomic interval of Flammeovirgaceae bacterium SG7u.111:
- a CDS encoding enoyl-CoA hydratase-related protein — MNNEQVITLSKENRVGYVTINRPKANCYEINFMKQLIDCVAQANADAEVKVIVVDSALDRFFSAGADIKVFEANTEEENKEMVEHARLAANSLAESKKLTIAAINGHALGGGLELAMACDIRLAAEGSYFLGLPEIKLGLIPGNGGTQRLIRLIDKSKALELLVTGDNISPGQAYDYGLINHLYGKEEFKEKVKAYAEKLAEGPVEAMAAIKVCVNRGLEKNLEDGLKLEEEMVAPLYSTDDALEGNKAFVEKRKPVFK, encoded by the coding sequence ATGAACAACGAACAAGTAATAACGCTTTCTAAGGAGAATAGGGTAGGTTATGTAACCATCAACCGACCCAAAGCCAATTGCTACGAAATCAACTTCATGAAGCAGCTTATCGACTGCGTGGCTCAGGCAAATGCCGATGCCGAAGTGAAGGTGATTGTGGTGGACAGTGCCCTTGACCGATTCTTTTCAGCAGGTGCAGACATCAAGGTGTTCGAAGCAAATACTGAAGAGGAGAACAAGGAAATGGTAGAGCATGCCCGCCTAGCGGCAAACAGCTTGGCGGAAAGTAAAAAGCTAACTATTGCAGCTATAAATGGTCATGCGCTGGGCGGAGGCTTAGAGCTGGCTATGGCTTGCGACATTCGCCTAGCGGCGGAAGGAAGCTATTTCTTAGGCTTACCAGAGATTAAGCTTGGACTTATTCCGGGCAATGGCGGCACGCAGCGATTGATTCGCCTTATTGATAAGAGCAAGGCTTTGGAGTTGCTGGTAACAGGCGATAATATCTCTCCAGGCCAGGCTTACGACTACGGCTTGATCAACCATCTTTACGGAAAAGAAGAGTTTAAGGAAAAGGTAAAAGCCTATGCCGAAAAACTTGCAGAAGGACCTGTGGAAGCTATGGCTGCCATAAAAGTGTGTGTGAACAGAGGGTTGGAAAAAAACTTGGAAGATGGGCTAAAACTGGAAGAGGAAATGGTTGCTCCGCTATACAGTACCGACGACGCTTTGGAAGGGAACAAGGCTTTTGTGGAAAAAAGGAAGCCAGTTTTTAAATAA
- the aldA gene encoding aldehyde dehydrogenase: MDSIKHYNCYINGEWIEKSSGTLIEVENPANGEVIATLYESTPEEVQLALETSEKAQLKWQETTAQERANYLLAICDKLKEEREHFAKLLVMEQGKTLAEAFGEVDDTVRYLSYSAEAARRISGNIFYSDKPDEQLSIHKVPYGVTVGLMAFNYPLALIGRKVGPALVTGNTMVIKPSELTPFTASEFCRLVDEVGLPKGVINMVVGYGASVGAQLVESPITKLVSMTGSTRAGQAIYKTASQNVAGLVLELGGKAPFIVMEDAEIDVAVEAAAISRYANCGQVCICNEMVFVHEKVADEFTEKLIERVKKIKVGDPMTNVDMGPNVSKVGLERIDQIVKKNVTQGAELIMGGGRPEGKMFEKGNWYAPTVLTGVKNDHETVQNEIFGPILPILKVSDYEEALGMLNSREEGLSAYLYTQNHKRIMRSIQEMQVGTIFINKQIVGYIQGYHSGHKTSGLGGEDGIYGIENYLQKRTIYMNYK, translated from the coding sequence ATGGACTCAATAAAACATTATAATTGCTACATAAACGGTGAGTGGATTGAGAAAAGCTCAGGGACACTCATAGAGGTGGAAAACCCTGCAAACGGGGAAGTCATTGCGACTTTGTACGAAAGTACTCCTGAAGAAGTCCAACTCGCTTTGGAGACTTCCGAAAAAGCCCAATTGAAATGGCAAGAGACTACTGCCCAGGAACGGGCGAATTACCTCCTTGCCATCTGCGATAAACTGAAAGAAGAGCGCGAGCATTTTGCCAAACTCCTAGTAATGGAACAGGGGAAAACCCTCGCCGAAGCTTTTGGAGAAGTAGATGATACTGTTAGGTATTTGAGTTACTCGGCTGAGGCAGCTCGCCGCATTAGTGGAAATATTTTCTATTCGGATAAGCCTGATGAGCAGCTCAGTATTCACAAAGTTCCTTATGGCGTAACGGTTGGTCTCATGGCTTTCAATTATCCTTTGGCGCTCATTGGACGTAAAGTTGGTCCGGCGTTGGTTACTGGAAATACGATGGTGATCAAGCCTTCGGAGCTTACGCCTTTCACCGCCTCGGAGTTTTGTAGGTTGGTAGATGAAGTAGGCTTGCCCAAAGGGGTAATCAACATGGTAGTAGGTTACGGTGCCTCCGTAGGTGCTCAGTTGGTCGAAAGTCCTATCACAAAGTTGGTTTCGATGACGGGTAGCACTAGGGCAGGGCAGGCTATTTACAAAACTGCGTCTCAAAATGTTGCGGGCTTGGTGTTGGAACTTGGCGGAAAAGCGCCTTTCATTGTGATGGAAGATGCGGAAATTGACGTGGCGGTAGAGGCGGCGGCTATCTCTCGCTATGCCAACTGCGGGCAAGTGTGTATTTGCAACGAAATGGTATTTGTGCACGAGAAAGTAGCTGATGAGTTCACTGAGAAGCTGATTGAGCGTGTGAAAAAAATTAAAGTAGGCGACCCAATGACCAACGTGGATATGGGCCCTAACGTGAGCAAGGTCGGGCTTGAGCGGATAGACCAGATTGTGAAGAAGAACGTGACCCAAGGAGCGGAGCTGATCATGGGTGGTGGAAGACCAGAAGGGAAGATGTTTGAAAAAGGAAACTGGTATGCGCCTACTGTTTTGACTGGAGTGAAAAATGACCATGAAACCGTTCAGAACGAAATATTCGGACCTATTCTGCCTATCCTCAAAGTATCGGATTACGAAGAAGCATTGGGAATGCTGAACAGTAGGGAAGAAGGACTTTCTGCCTATTTGTACACGCAAAACCACAAGCGCATCATGCGTTCTATCCAAGAAATGCAGGTGGGGACGATCTTCATCAACAAGCAAATAGTTGGGTACATCCAAGGCTACCACTCTGGGCACAAAACCAGTGGGCTAGGAGGGGAAGATGGTATTTACGGCATCGAGAACTACTTGCAGAAGAGAACTATTTACATGAACTACAAATAG
- a CDS encoding L-rhamnose/proton symporter RhaT: MGIGIFWVLFAAVLLGFYALPSKYTKNYEIENVWGTFWFLAMFVVPIASTALLVNGAADTFKQVPVDILLLVIGLGGVWGVGNLLWGISIAKIGMALGFSLLIGVATLSGTLLPFFMGGGVEKLSTPGGMVILAGVFVIMLGIMANGKAGLLREKAENEGKQDASSSANMRIGIILCVIGGISAAGFNLAYFIADSMGNIGAISQEQFGNPPWVARLAVMLPAFVGSGITTVGYFATDLSKKKSWGNFTQKESGRNIFLLLIMSIVYCGSLIIYGLGAYELGELGTSVGFAIFQTGCIIVANLLGVFTGEWKQAGKTSQAWLVGGLAVMVIGIIIVAYGNSIS, from the coding sequence ATGGGAATAGGTATCTTTTGGGTTTTATTCGCCGCGGTATTACTGGGTTTTTATGCATTGCCTAGTAAGTACACGAAGAATTATGAGATAGAAAATGTATGGGGGACTTTCTGGTTTTTAGCCATGTTTGTTGTTCCCATAGCATCAACTGCTCTGTTGGTAAACGGTGCGGCTGATACATTCAAACAAGTGCCAGTGGATATACTTTTGCTGGTGATAGGGCTGGGGGGGGTATGGGGAGTTGGTAATCTTTTGTGGGGAATCAGCATTGCTAAAATTGGGATGGCTTTGGGCTTTTCTTTGCTCATTGGAGTGGCCACGCTTTCTGGAACTTTGTTACCATTTTTTATGGGTGGAGGAGTTGAAAAGCTTTCTACACCGGGCGGAATGGTAATTCTTGCGGGAGTGTTTGTGATCATGCTCGGGATTATGGCCAATGGAAAAGCAGGCCTACTTCGAGAAAAGGCTGAAAATGAAGGAAAACAAGATGCATCATCGAGCGCAAATATGCGCATTGGAATCATTCTGTGTGTGATCGGTGGTATTAGTGCAGCAGGGTTTAATCTAGCCTATTTCATTGCAGATTCCATGGGGAACATTGGGGCGATATCTCAAGAGCAATTTGGAAATCCGCCTTGGGTTGCCCGCCTTGCGGTGATGCTTCCGGCATTTGTGGGAAGTGGAATTACTACGGTTGGCTATTTTGCCACTGACCTTTCCAAGAAAAAAAGCTGGGGGAATTTTACCCAAAAAGAAAGTGGGAGAAATATTTTCCTTTTGCTCATCATGTCAATTGTCTACTGTGGCTCTCTGATTATTTATGGGCTGGGGGCATACGAGTTGGGCGAGTTAGGCACTTCTGTTGGCTTTGCCATTTTCCAAACGGGCTGCATCATTGTAGCGAATTTGCTGGGCGTGTTCACGGGTGAGTGGAAACAAGCTGGAAAGACAAGTCAGGCATGGTTGGTCGGTGGGCTGGCCGTCATGGTCATAGGAATCATCATTGTAGCCTATGGCAATTCTATAAGTTAA
- a CDS encoding mechanosensitive ion channel family protein translates to MSKYLTQLLKYQFVLVFIYLFIIGAATTAGAQFIIEVDDISYSVSTPRKAVISHLGYLEKSNFYPPIASQTLYAPEMSLGKKINLIIKLKQIFQEIGYLQVYDIPDRRNYNDADRKRKYVLFEAYPSIYLEKVDGDWLYSQETVLAIQQIHDKLFATSPPKVVKKASEASAEVTQKGKSEKNTVVVDEGDPLDLESEEVVKELKKLEKKYEDELSEADVSLDYKFSTATPFNTIMSLDYFLSETSFRPTLAGKTLAGNLPEEQKIILSIKLKQILEGRGVVLRYDKIPKDANFQDTLSSNASGQKKYVISNILPEVYLEKVGDEWLFSNHTVKLIPRMHSSVYLLGTDLLETFVSFIQKYLGTNIYTSFSKTFWKDVGFGLFIFSGLLVFWVLKLIFFLLNKVVFKDKDKRAQFSKFTLSLCYTLSIMLFVYLIPSIGLHAETLVTSVLIAKLMSLLFSTNTLFRLVDFVVFFILQKAHDSPSKLAADSKGLTPFIGIFLKIIIFFGAVILLFRILNVDTTKMLTGLSIGGLAVALAAQESIKNFIGSIMIFLDRPFKVGDFVRFGTNLGTIENIGLRSTRIRTPEHSLISVPNGNLINMDLNNLGMRQYRRYKTLIRLGYDTPLKKVNKYVESLRKMVEEHPKTRKDVYHIYMHELGKYSLDVLFYIYFEVPEYGDELACRQEMIQKIIRLAEKQDIKFAIPQVASSLDDGQA, encoded by the coding sequence ATGTCGAAATATCTAACTCAACTGCTGAAATACCAGTTTGTACTGGTTTTTATATACCTGTTCATTATAGGTGCTGCAACTACAGCAGGTGCCCAATTTATTATCGAAGTAGATGATATAAGCTATTCGGTAAGCACACCTCGGAAGGCAGTTATTTCTCACCTTGGGTATTTGGAAAAGTCCAATTTCTATCCCCCTATTGCATCTCAAACCCTTTATGCTCCAGAAATGTCGTTGGGCAAGAAAATAAACCTCATCATAAAACTAAAGCAGATTTTCCAAGAAATAGGGTATTTGCAGGTGTATGATATTCCTGATAGAAGGAATTACAACGATGCGGATAGGAAACGTAAATATGTATTGTTTGAAGCCTATCCCTCTATTTATTTGGAAAAAGTAGACGGGGATTGGCTCTATTCCCAAGAAACGGTACTGGCAATCCAGCAAATCCATGATAAGTTATTTGCAACATCACCGCCAAAGGTTGTGAAAAAGGCTTCGGAGGCTTCGGCTGAAGTTACTCAAAAAGGGAAGTCGGAAAAAAACACAGTGGTGGTTGATGAGGGAGATCCCCTAGATTTGGAATCGGAAGAGGTGGTGAAAGAGCTTAAAAAGCTGGAAAAAAAGTACGAAGATGAGCTGAGCGAGGCTGATGTATCGTTGGATTACAAATTTAGCACGGCTACTCCTTTCAATACCATCATGTCCTTGGACTATTTCTTATCGGAAACGAGTTTTAGGCCTACTTTAGCAGGAAAAACGCTTGCCGGTAATCTTCCAGAAGAGCAAAAAATTATTTTGAGTATAAAACTCAAGCAAATTTTGGAAGGCAGGGGGGTGGTACTGAGGTACGATAAAATTCCCAAAGATGCTAATTTTCAAGACACACTTTCTAGTAATGCATCTGGGCAAAAAAAGTATGTGATATCCAATATTTTACCTGAAGTTTACCTTGAAAAAGTTGGGGATGAATGGTTGTTCTCCAACCACACCGTAAAGTTGATTCCTAGAATGCACAGTTCGGTGTATTTGCTTGGTACCGACTTGCTAGAAACATTTGTTTCATTCATCCAAAAATATTTAGGAACCAATATTTATACTTCATTCAGCAAAACATTTTGGAAAGATGTTGGCTTCGGGCTGTTTATCTTTAGTGGGTTGCTCGTTTTTTGGGTGTTAAAATTGATTTTCTTCCTTCTTAACAAAGTAGTGTTTAAGGATAAAGATAAACGAGCCCAGTTTTCTAAGTTTACACTTTCACTTTGCTATACGCTGAGCATCATGCTCTTTGTGTACTTAATTCCTTCCATTGGCTTGCATGCGGAAACACTGGTAACCTCAGTGCTAATTGCAAAATTGATGTCCCTGCTTTTTTCTACAAACACCCTATTTAGGTTGGTGGATTTTGTAGTGTTTTTTATTCTTCAAAAAGCACATGATTCGCCCAGTAAATTGGCAGCGGACTCCAAAGGACTTACGCCTTTCATAGGTATTTTTCTCAAAATTATAATTTTCTTTGGAGCGGTTATTTTACTGTTCAGGATCTTGAATGTGGATACCACGAAAATGCTTACTGGACTTTCCATAGGTGGTTTGGCAGTAGCTTTAGCAGCGCAAGAATCCATCAAGAACTTTATCGGCTCTATCATGATCTTTTTAGATCGTCCTTTCAAAGTGGGGGATTTTGTCCGCTTTGGCACCAACTTAGGAACTATTGAAAACATTGGGCTGCGTTCCACCCGCATCCGTACTCCAGAGCACTCGCTTATTTCCGTTCCCAATGGAAACCTGATCAATATGGACCTGAACAACTTGGGAATGAGGCAATACCGTAGGTACAAGACCCTGATCAGGTTGGGCTATGACACGCCGCTCAAAAAGGTGAACAAGTATGTAGAGTCGCTCAGGAAAATGGTGGAAGAGCATCCGAAAACGCGAAAAGATGTGTACCACATTTATATGCATGAACTAGGAAAGTACTCGCTCGATGTGCTTTTTTATATCTATTTTGAAGTGCCAGAATATGGCGACGAGCTTGCGTGTAGGCAGGAAATGATCCAAAAAATCATCCGCCTTGCCGAGAAACAAGATATCAAGTTTGCCATCCCCCAAGTGGCATCGAGCCTGGATGATGGGCAAGCTTAG